Within the Pseudomonas oryzae genome, the region CGCCCAGGTGCTGCCGCTGCGCTGCGACGTGGCCGACGCCCAGGCGGTGCGCGCCGCGGTGGCGCTGGCGGTGGAGCACTTCGGCGGCATCGACGTGCTGGTCAACAACGCCGGCATCACCCATCGCAGCGCCTTCGTCGACACCGACCAGGCGGTGTTCGAGCGGGTCATGGCGGTCAACTACTTCGGCGCGCTGCACTGCACCCAGGCGGCGCTGCCGAGCATCCTCGCCCGCCGTGGGCAGATCATCGTGCTCAGCTCGCTGTCCGGCTTCGCGCCGATGCTCTACCGCAGCGCCTACAACGCCAGCAAGCACGCCCTGCACGGCCTGTTCGAGAGCCTGCGCCTGGAACTCAGGGACAGCGGCGTCAACGTCATGCTGGTGTGCCCGGGCTTCACCGCCACCGACATCCGCAAGCACGCCCTGGTCGGCGACGGCTCGGTGACGGCGCAGCCGATCCCCTTCGTCGGCAAGGTCAGCTCGGCGCAGGATACCGCCGAGGCGATCTTCCAGGGCGCCGTGCGCCGCAAGCGCCTGCTGATCCACTCCAACGTCAACTGGCTGGCGCGCTTGATGGCGCGCCTGACCCCGCGCCTGTTCGAGCGCCTGCTGGTGCCGCGGCTGTCCGGGCTGAAGCCCTCGTAGGGACGCATGCATTCGCCTGACCGGGCCGCGTTGGCGAATGAATTCGCCCCTGCAGGCGGCGGGTTGGCCGGATAATGGTCGAGCCGCCCCGCCTCAAGGAGTTCCGTTGAAGAAGATCGCCCTGTTCGCCGATGTGCAGAACCTCTACTACACC harbors:
- a CDS encoding SDR family oxidoreductase; protein product: MRRVIRKVFVNKVFDRKVVLITGACAGIGRALSVRFAQAGARLVLFDLDQAALDSLAQHLADHHNAQVLPLRCDVADAQAVRAAVALAVEHFGGIDVLVNNAGITHRSAFVDTDQAVFERVMAVNYFGALHCTQAALPSILARRGQIIVLSSLSGFAPMLYRSAYNASKHALHGLFESLRLELRDSGVNVMLVCPGFTATDIRKHALVGDGSVTAQPIPFVGKVSSAQDTAEAIFQGAVRRKRLLIHSNVNWLARLMARLTPRLFERLLVPRLSGLKPS